A single window of Neospora caninum Liverpool complete genome, chromosome XII DNA harbors:
- a CDS encoding putative Fe-S metabolism associated domain-containing protein encodes MRSTHASPSGQGRSWGWPAPQPWACARHVGREREQAFVVFLGQPHIPAGAGDATRPTKGEGDRRLKSNEGSDEKLNQFPAPLQELLRSLRRLPAKDCRARMERLLSLGNGLRQLSPHLRTRDNLVLGCQSVVHVHSDARKDETGTLRMYYMGHAEALTTKGLLQLLVRGLSGATPKEIDRVPLNIMALAGLSHFITPSRMNGFTNILTKMKAQAAAAARAVEAPTEQGPQQDGGKNFTP; translated from the exons ATGAGATCcacgcatgcgtcgccttcggGTCAAGGGCGTAGCTGGGGCTGGCCGGCGCCTCAGCCCTGGGCGTGCGCGAGACACGTGGGGAGGGAGCGCGAGCAAGCGTTTGTTGTTTTCCTCGGTCAGCCGCACATTCCGGCTGGAGCTGGCGACGCGACGAGGCCAACGAAGGGCGAAGGTGACAGACGCTTGAAATCCAACGAGGGATCAGACGAGAAACTCAACCAGTTCCCGGCGCCGCTGCAGGAACTGCTGAGGAGCCTACGGAGGCTGCCTGCCAAGGACTGCCGAGCTCG GATGGAGCGTCTTTTGTCGCTGGGGAACGGCCTTCGACAGCTCTCTCCTCATCTCCGCACTCGCGACAACCTCGTCCTG GGATGTCAGTCAGTTGTGCACGTTCACTCTGACGCACGAAAAGATGAAACAGGGACACTGCGGATGTACTACATGGGGCATGCAG AGGCACTGACCACGAAGGGGCTTCTCCAACTCCTGGTCCGAGGCCTCTCCGGAGCGACGCCGAAAGAAATCGACAGGGTGCCTTTGAACATCATGGCGCTAGCAGGACTCAGCCACTTCATTACTCCCAG CCGGATGAACGGGTTCACAAATATTTTGACCAAGATGAAGGCTCAagctgcggctgcggcgaggGCGGTGGAGGCTCCAACTGAGCAGGGGCCACAGCAAGACGGTGGAAAGAACTTCACTCCCTAG